One genomic segment of Pseudomonas sp. RU47 includes these proteins:
- a CDS encoding segregation and condensation protein A has translation MEVFLEAFEGPLDLLLYLIRKQNINILDIPVAEITRQYMGYVELMQSVRLELAAEYLVMAAMLAEIKSRMLLPRAETVEDEEDDPRAELIRRLQEYERFKAAAEGIDGLSRVGRDVIVPKLDAPEARARKLLPDVALEEILMCMAEVLRRGDMFESHQVSREALSTRERMSDVLERLKGGGFVPFVELFTAEEGRLGVVVTFMAILELVKESLVELVQNEPFAAIHVRARAE, from the coding sequence CTGGAAGTCTTTCTCGAAGCCTTTGAAGGGCCGCTCGACCTGCTGCTGTACCTGATCCGCAAACAGAACATCAACATCCTCGACATCCCGGTGGCGGAAATCACCCGCCAGTACATGGGCTATGTCGAGTTGATGCAGTCGGTGCGCCTGGAACTCGCCGCCGAGTATCTGGTGATGGCCGCGATGCTCGCCGAGATCAAGTCGCGCATGCTCCTGCCGCGCGCTGAAACCGTCGAAGACGAAGAGGACGACCCGCGCGCCGAACTGATCCGCCGCTTGCAGGAATACGAGCGCTTCAAGGCGGCCGCTGAAGGTATCGACGGCTTGAGCCGGGTCGGTCGTGACGTGATCGTGCCCAAGCTCGACGCCCCGGAAGCCCGCGCGCGCAAGCTGTTGCCGGATGTCGCGCTGGAAGAGATTTTGATGTGCATGGCGGAAGTGCTGCGCCGTGGCGATATGTTTGAAAGCCACCAGGTCAGCCGTGAGGCATTGTCCACCCGCGAGCGCATGAGCGATGTGCTGGAGCGGCTCAAGGGCGGCGGTTTTGTGCCGTTCGTCGAGCTGTTCACCGCTGAAGAGGGCAGGTTGGGTGTGGTGGTGACCTTTATGGCGATCCTTGAGCTGGTCAAGGAGTCCTTGGTCGAGCTGGTGCAGAATGAGCCGTTCGCCGCGATCCACGTGCGAGCCCGAGCCGAATAA
- the scpB gene encoding SMC-Scp complex subunit ScpB: MNLTEPRELAPLLEAFLLASGKPQSLERLYELFEEGERPEPAVFKKALTLLGKSCEGRAFELKEVSSGYRLQIREKFSPWVGRLWEERPQRYSRALLETIALIAYRQPITRGEIEDVRGVAVNSNIVKTLLEREWIRVVGYRDVPGKPAMFATTKMFLDHFNLKNLEDLPPLAELREMETDPVLDFDDAPVPQNLQELADASAEPEEEKEETSFHTLLLELDSMEEGIKTDFDDLLRDAVDGEAPTVDAETETEPEPEPQIGEPTIEVELEAEPEAEPEEDILGVAEAREKLLAAVAALEQPAPEPEPELSEEEAEARALAEAIEAERREFED, encoded by the coding sequence ATGAACCTGACTGAACCCCGCGAGCTGGCGCCCCTGCTTGAAGCCTTTCTGTTGGCCTCGGGAAAGCCGCAATCCCTTGAGCGCCTCTATGAACTGTTTGAAGAGGGCGAACGCCCCGAGCCTGCAGTTTTCAAGAAAGCCCTGACCCTGCTCGGCAAGTCCTGCGAGGGCCGTGCTTTCGAACTCAAGGAAGTCTCGTCGGGCTATCGCTTGCAGATCCGCGAGAAGTTTTCGCCGTGGGTTGGCCGCTTGTGGGAAGAGCGCCCGCAGCGTTATTCCCGTGCGCTGTTGGAAACCATCGCGCTGATCGCCTATCGCCAGCCGATCACCCGTGGCGAGATCGAAGACGTGCGTGGCGTGGCGGTAAACAGCAACATCGTCAAAACCTTGCTGGAACGTGAGTGGATCCGCGTCGTCGGCTACCGCGACGTGCCGGGCAAACCGGCGATGTTTGCCACCACCAAGATGTTTCTCGATCACTTCAACCTGAAGAACCTCGAAGACCTGCCGCCGCTCGCCGAACTGCGCGAGATGGAAACCGACCCGGTGCTCGATTTCGACGACGCGCCGGTGCCGCAGAACTTGCAGGAACTGGCCGACGCCAGCGCCGAGCCGGAGGAGGAGAAGGAAGAGACCAGTTTCCATACGTTGTTGCTGGAGCTGGACAGCATGGAAGAGGGGATCAAGACCGACTTCGACGATTTGCTGCGGGATGCGGTGGACGGTGAAGCGCCGACGGTTGATGCAGAAACCGAGACTGAGCCTGAGCCTGAGCCACAGATCGGCGAGCCAACCATCGAAGTTGAACTTGAAGCCGAGCCAGAAGCCGAACCGGAAGAGGACATTCTTGGCGTCGCCGAAGCCCGCGAAAAGCTGTTGGCTGCCGTCGCCGCCCTCGAACAACCGGCGCCAGAACCCGAACCGGAGCTGAGCGAAGAAGAAGCCGAGGCCCGCGCCCTGGCCGAAGCCATCGAAGCCGAACGCCGCGAATTCGAAGACTGA
- a CDS encoding DUF1289 domain-containing protein: MSSTKDPCISLCKFSDDICLGCGRSKREIKAWKKLDKDDKRTVLAEAALRLIKLGSAGRRKKK; this comes from the coding sequence ATGAGTTCGACAAAAGACCCGTGCATCAGCCTCTGCAAATTCAGCGACGACATCTGCCTCGGCTGCGGCCGCAGCAAGCGCGAAATCAAAGCCTGGAAGAAACTCGACAAGGACGACAAGCGCACCGTACTCGCCGAAGCCGCGCTGCGCCTGATCAAACTGGGCAGCGCCGGTCGGCGGAAAAAGAAATAA
- a CDS encoding leucyl aminopeptidase: protein MDKPRAISHFLYYLEHHPALAGLDSAKVLLGHTADYEALTGAIAEQAGDHPRFQFSARRLDLESTATLTSAITDSDLYIFFYDSSTLPNPRPDGPEFVRALQGVMAENWKKSLLFKDYGEYFYDTFSVTPQRIAGLNSHLIQRMSQATTLSFKDDDGSWFETPLSSIKKWTDINGVGNFDLAPGEIATHSEAINGHVKFKGTFLSTIPFARKYGVLESPLELWIENSTISRIATDVPGLEHDFNKYLDANPSNRRIEELGIGTNEGVKDLYARNAGFEERHCGLHLGLGGGAKGSHHLDLIFSGGVLALDDKPVFDGRFVF from the coding sequence ATGGATAAGCCCCGCGCGATCTCGCATTTCCTTTACTACCTCGAACACCACCCTGCCCTTGCCGGCCTCGACTCGGCGAAGGTACTGCTCGGCCACACGGCTGATTACGAAGCGCTGACCGGCGCCATCGCCGAACAGGCTGGCGATCATCCTCGTTTCCAGTTCAGCGCCCGACGCCTGGACCTGGAAAGCACCGCAACGCTGACCTCGGCAATCACCGACAGCGATCTGTACATTTTCTTCTACGACTCTTCCACCCTGCCCAACCCGCGCCCCGACGGCCCGGAGTTCGTCCGCGCGCTACAAGGCGTGATGGCGGAAAACTGGAAGAAGTCGCTGCTGTTCAAGGACTACGGCGAGTATTTCTACGACACCTTCAGCGTCACCCCGCAGCGGATTGCCGGGCTCAACAGTCACCTGATCCAGCGTATGTCCCAGGCGACCACTCTGAGCTTCAAGGACGACGACGGCTCATGGTTTGAAACGCCGCTGAGCAGCATCAAGAAATGGACCGACATTAACGGCGTCGGCAACTTCGACCTGGCCCCCGGGGAAATCGCGACTCACAGCGAAGCCATCAACGGCCATGTGAAATTCAAGGGCACATTCCTCAGCACCATTCCGTTTGCACGCAAATACGGCGTGCTGGAATCACCGCTGGAACTGTGGATCGAGAACTCGACCATCAGCCGCATCGCCACGGACGTGCCGGGGCTGGAGCATGACTTCAACAAATACCTGGACGCCAATCCTTCGAACCGGCGGATTGAAGAGCTGGGGATTGGCACCAACGAAGGCGTGAAGGATCTGTATGCGCGCAATGCCGGGTTTGAGGAGCGGCATTGTGGCTTGCACCTTGGGTTGGGTGGTGGCGCCAAGGGTAGTCATCACCTGGATCTGATCTTTTCTGGCGGGGTGTTGGCGCTGGATGACAAGCCGGTGTTTGATGGCCGGTTTGTGTTCTAG
- a CDS encoding amino acid permease, with translation MSGQPSQSGELKRGLKNRHIQLIALGGAIGTGLFLGSAGVLKSAGPSMILGYAICGFIAFMIMRQLGEMIVEEPVAGSFSHFAHKYWGGFAGFLSGWNCWILYILVGMSELTAVGKYIHYWAPDIPTWVSAAAFFVLINAINLANVKVFGEAEFWFAIIKVVAIVGMIALGSYLLVSGNGGPQASVSNLWSHGGFFPNGVSGLVMAMAIIMFSFGGLEMLGFTAAEADKPKTVIPKAINQVIYRILIFYIGALVILLSLTPWDSLLETLNASGDSYSGSPFVQVFSMLGSNTAAHILNFVVLTAALSVYNSGTYCNSRMLLGMAEQGDAPKGLAKIDKRGVPVRSILASAAVTLVAVLLNYLIPQHALELLMSLVVATLVINWAMISFSHFKFRQHMNKTKQTPLFKALWYPYGNFICLAFVAFILGVMLLIPGIQISVYAIPVWVVFMWGCYVIKNKRGAQQAVHAAGAAK, from the coding sequence ATGAGTGGACAACCCTCGCAATCAGGCGAGCTGAAACGCGGCCTGAAAAATCGCCATATTCAACTGATCGCCCTCGGTGGCGCGATCGGTACCGGATTGTTCCTCGGCTCGGCCGGGGTACTGAAATCCGCCGGCCCGTCGATGATCCTCGGCTACGCCATCTGCGGCTTCATCGCCTTCATGATCATGCGCCAGCTCGGCGAGATGATCGTCGAAGAGCCGGTGGCCGGTTCCTTCAGCCATTTCGCGCACAAGTACTGGGGCGGCTTTGCCGGTTTCCTGTCGGGCTGGAACTGCTGGATTCTGTACATTCTGGTGGGCATGTCGGAGCTGACCGCGGTCGGCAAATACATCCACTACTGGGCCCCGGACATCCCGACCTGGGTCTCTGCGGCAGCCTTCTTCGTGCTGATCAACGCGATCAACCTGGCCAACGTCAAAGTCTTCGGTGAAGCCGAATTCTGGTTCGCGATCATCAAGGTCGTGGCCATCGTCGGCATGATTGCGCTGGGCAGCTACCTGCTGGTCAGCGGTAATGGCGGCCCGCAGGCCTCGGTGAGCAACCTGTGGTCGCACGGTGGGTTCTTCCCGAATGGTGTCAGCGGTCTGGTGATGGCCATGGCGATCATCATGTTCTCCTTCGGCGGTCTGGAAATGCTCGGTTTCACCGCTGCTGAAGCGGACAAGCCGAAGACCGTGATCCCGAAAGCGATCAACCAGGTGATCTACCGGATCCTGATTTTCTACATTGGTGCGCTGGTGATTCTGCTATCGCTGACCCCATGGGACAGCTTGCTGGAAACCCTCAACGCGTCCGGTGACTCGTATAGCGGCAGCCCGTTTGTGCAAGTGTTCTCGATGCTTGGCAGCAACACCGCCGCGCACATCCTCAACTTCGTGGTCCTGACCGCCGCGTTGTCGGTGTACAACAGTGGCACCTACTGCAACAGCCGCATGCTGCTGGGCATGGCCGAGCAGGGCGATGCGCCGAAAGGTCTGGCGAAGATCGACAAGCGCGGTGTACCGGTGCGTTCGATTCTGGCTTCGGCGGCGGTAACGCTGGTCGCTGTGTTGCTTAACTATCTGATCCCGCAGCACGCGCTGGAACTGTTGATGTCGCTGGTGGTTGCAACGCTGGTGATCAACTGGGCGATGATCAGCTTCTCGCACTTCAAGTTCCGCCAGCACATGAACAAGACGAAGCAGACGCCGCTGTTCAAGGCGCTGTGGTACCCGTACGGCAACTTCATCTGTCTGGCATTCGTCGCGTTTATTCTTGGCGTGATGCTGTTGATTCCGGGCATTCAGATCTCGGTGTACGCGATTCCGGTGTGGGTCGTGTTCATGTGGGGCTGCTACGTGATCAAGAACAAGCGCGGTGCGCAGCAGGCCGTGCATGCGGCAGGTGCTGCCAAGTAA
- a CDS encoding serine hydroxymethyltransferase, whose amino-acid sequence MAFTTEPLKNQADLLRRGLADLRAEDAELAAILDAEVTRQQHTLSLISSSCAVQPRTLVACASVLVNVTAEGMSGKPHSAGCENVERVESLAIRRARELFAAQYANVQPHSASNAVYQVLTALLEPGDTLLGMAVEHGGHLTHGSLAAFSGAYYKAIQYGTTSDGLIDYDKVRLLALAHRPRVILCGATAYSRVVDFKRFREIADEAGAILLADISHIAGLVATGRHPSPIDAAHVTVTCTHKQLAGPRGGVILSGRDANTKIPGLRTTFSRLLDQAAYPRMQGAPAANMIAAKAAALGYAMSAEFDTCMAQIRSTADEMAKAFQALDYEVVGGCSENHTVLVRLRGGITGAIAEAALGHCGIIVSKHRVPGDPRSALVTSGLRIGTGALAQRRVDVHGSRQIVNLIGRILNTVAPLGEQDYTLEPLLLAQFRSEVETLCRDYPVADYV is encoded by the coding sequence ATGGCATTCACTACTGAACCGCTCAAGAATCAGGCTGACTTGTTGCGACGTGGCCTGGCGGATCTTCGCGCAGAAGATGCCGAACTGGCGGCCATTCTCGATGCTGAAGTCACGCGTCAACAGCACACGCTTTCGTTGATCTCATCTTCCTGCGCAGTGCAACCACGAACCTTGGTGGCATGCGCTTCAGTGCTGGTCAACGTGACAGCTGAAGGCATGTCCGGCAAGCCTCACAGCGCAGGATGCGAGAACGTCGAACGGGTCGAGTCGCTGGCCATCCGCAGGGCGCGGGAACTGTTCGCGGCCCAATACGCCAACGTCCAGCCGCACTCGGCGTCGAACGCCGTTTACCAGGTGCTGACAGCCTTGCTGGAGCCGGGCGATACCTTGCTGGGCATGGCAGTGGAACACGGTGGTCATCTGACGCATGGCAGCCTCGCTGCGTTTTCCGGCGCCTACTACAAGGCGATCCAGTACGGCACAACATCCGACGGCCTCATCGATTACGACAAGGTACGCCTGCTGGCGCTCGCCCATCGCCCCCGCGTCATCCTCTGCGGCGCAACCGCCTATTCGCGAGTGGTGGACTTCAAAAGGTTTCGTGAAATTGCCGACGAAGCCGGTGCCATCCTGCTCGCCGACATTTCGCATATCGCCGGTCTTGTCGCCACCGGGAGGCACCCAAGCCCGATCGACGCCGCACACGTCACCGTGACTTGCACGCACAAACAACTCGCCGGACCTCGGGGTGGCGTGATCCTCAGCGGGCGTGACGCGAACACCAAGATTCCCGGCTTGCGGACCACCTTCAGCCGCCTCCTCGATCAAGCCGCTTACCCGCGAATGCAGGGCGCGCCTGCCGCCAATATGATCGCGGCAAAGGCTGCGGCGCTGGGCTACGCAATGTCTGCCGAATTCGATACCTGCATGGCGCAGATCCGCAGTACGGCGGATGAAATGGCCAAGGCGTTTCAGGCACTGGACTATGAAGTGGTCGGCGGCTGCAGTGAAAACCATACGGTACTGGTTCGCTTGCGTGGCGGCATTACGGGCGCCATCGCGGAGGCGGCGCTGGGGCATTGCGGGATCATCGTCAGCAAACATCGCGTACCCGGCGACCCCCGCTCGGCACTTGTTACCAGCGGGCTGCGCATCGGCACGGGTGCCTTGGCGCAACGCCGGGTCGATGTCCACGGCAGCCGCCAGATCGTCAATTTGATCGGCCGGATTCTGAATACTGTGGCGCCGCTCGGCGAACAGGATTACACGCTCGAACCCCTGCTCCTTGCGCAGTTTCGCTCAGAGGTCGAAACCTTGTGCAGGGATTATCCTGTCGCCGACTACGTATAG